A single Actinomadura algeriensis DNA region contains:
- a CDS encoding SDR family oxidoreductase, with protein sequence MNTTQSIQPSAQVVSGTPLAGRVAVVTGASSGIGEATAVRFAELGAKVALVARRGDRLDRVEDRIRAAGGTALALPTDVTDRAAVLAAADRIADELGRVDLVFANAGVQLISGITDLATADWDAQIDLNIKGVMNTVQAFVPSLESAAAAGRSADLITTSSIAAVRVLEGFQVYSATKAYVTQLAKLLRTELGRKKIRVATIEPGMVDTELPDHVTDPAASRLMADLIERIDVLSSEDVAETVAFMSAVPKHVNLTEITILPTEQII encoded by the coding sequence ATGAACACCACACAGAGCATCCAGCCCTCCGCCCAGGTCGTCTCCGGAACCCCGCTCGCCGGACGCGTCGCCGTGGTGACCGGTGCGTCCAGCGGCATCGGCGAGGCGACCGCCGTCCGCTTCGCGGAACTCGGCGCGAAGGTCGCGCTGGTGGCCCGCCGCGGCGACCGGCTCGACCGGGTCGAGGACCGCATCCGTGCCGCCGGCGGAACCGCCCTGGCGCTGCCGACCGACGTCACCGACCGCGCCGCCGTCCTCGCGGCGGCCGACCGGATCGCCGACGAACTCGGCCGGGTCGACCTCGTCTTCGCCAACGCCGGCGTCCAGCTCATCTCCGGCATCACCGACCTGGCCACAGCGGACTGGGACGCCCAGATCGACCTCAACATCAAGGGCGTCATGAACACCGTCCAGGCGTTCGTGCCGTCGCTGGAGTCGGCCGCGGCAGCCGGCCGGAGCGCCGACCTCATCACCACGTCGTCGATCGCCGCCGTCCGGGTCCTGGAGGGCTTCCAGGTCTACTCCGCGACGAAGGCCTACGTCACCCAGCTCGCCAAGCTGCTGCGCACCGAGCTGGGCCGCAAGAAGATCCGCGTGGCGACGATCGAGCCGGGCATGGTCGACACCGAGCTGCCGGACCACGTCACCGACCCGGCGGCGAGCAGGCTCATGGCCGACCTGATCGAGCGGATCGACGTCCTGTCGTCCGAAGACGTCGCCGAGACCGTCGCGTTCATGAGCGCGGTCCCCAAGCACGTCAACCTGACCGAGATCACCATCCTGCCGACCGAACAGATCATCTAG
- a CDS encoding helix-turn-helix domain-containing protein — MPRAELGEFLMTRRAKLTPETVGMPAAGERRVPGLRRDEVAALAGVSVDYYRSLEQGKETHPSPEVLAGLSQALRLTEAEDRHLYALAGAARRLGEDATVRPVPTELLKLMDSWGDSGAIVLDPVLDVLAMNAEARELFAGFEETANLLEMVLLDPAGRRFFVEWEASAEATVANLRDSADFAVAPARLRELLDRLEAESPEFPALWARHDVRPKTHETKVLRHPVRGLLSIDFHAFNVASVPGYQLLVYRENRNER; from the coding sequence ATGCCGCGTGCCGAGTTGGGCGAGTTCCTCATGACCCGCCGTGCCAAGTTGACGCCCGAGACCGTCGGAATGCCCGCGGCGGGCGAGCGCCGTGTCCCCGGCCTGCGCCGCGACGAGGTAGCCGCGCTGGCCGGAGTGAGCGTCGACTACTACCGCAGCCTGGAGCAGGGCAAGGAGACCCACCCCTCGCCGGAGGTCCTCGCCGGGCTCTCCCAGGCGCTGCGGCTGACCGAAGCCGAGGATCGGCACCTGTACGCACTGGCCGGTGCGGCGCGCCGGCTCGGCGAAGACGCGACGGTCCGGCCGGTGCCGACCGAACTGCTGAAACTGATGGACTCCTGGGGCGACTCCGGCGCGATCGTGCTGGATCCGGTGCTCGACGTCCTGGCGATGAACGCCGAGGCGCGGGAGCTGTTCGCGGGCTTCGAGGAGACCGCGAACCTGCTGGAGATGGTCCTGCTGGACCCGGCGGGCCGCCGGTTCTTCGTCGAGTGGGAGGCCTCCGCCGAGGCCACGGTGGCCAACCTGCGCGACAGTGCCGACTTCGCCGTCGCCCCCGCCCGGCTCCGCGAACTGCTCGACCGGCTGGAGGCCGAGAGCCCGGAGTTTCCCGCCCTGTGGGCGCGCCACGACGTGCGGCCCAAGACCCACGAGACGAAGGTGCTGCGCCACCCCGTCCGGGGCCTGCTGAGCATCGACTTCCACGCCTTCAACGTCGCCAGCGTGCCCGGATACCAGCTCCTGGTCTACCGGGAGAACCGCAACGAGCGTTGA